Proteins encoded by one window of Vigna radiata var. radiata cultivar VC1973A chromosome 5, Vradiata_ver6, whole genome shotgun sequence:
- the LOC106761691 gene encoding protein NRT1/ PTR FAMILY 4.5, which yields MANEVLIPKEVAHSVPKKALTMGICRNMSRQQRRLGGNRAALFVYAMEGLESMAFVSNAVSLVTYFFGYMNFSITKSATTLTNFLGTAFLLPLFGGIISDTYLSRFKTCVLFACMEFLGFGILAVQAKSQKLRPIPCKDLAVSEMSECKVATGGQIAMLYSGLYLVALGTGGIKAALPALGADQFDEKDPKEASQLSSFFNWFLFSLTIGSIIGVTFIVWIGANQGWDWSFIICTIALLFAILFICMGKSLYRNNVPKGSPLLRILQVFVVAVRNRKLQIPDNTDELHEIHEKQRGDNVEILKRTGQFRFLDRAAVVESSTGTSTSEHWRLCTVTQVEETKILIRMLPIILSTIFMNTCLAQLQTFTVQQSTTMNAKIGGFKVPGASLPVIPLLFMFILIPLYDRVFVPVARRITGIPTGIRHLQRIGIGLVLSAASMAVAGFVETHRKSVAIEHNMVDSTEALPMSVFWLGFQYGIFGAADMFSLIGLLEFFYAESSAGMKSLGTAISWCSVAFGYFTSTVVVEVVNKVSGGWLASNNLNRDKLNYFYWMLSVISVVNFGFYLFCASSYTYKTVQVHQDDSKDNVDITKV from the exons ATGGCGAATGAAGTACTAATTCCTAAAGAAGTGGCACATTCTGTTCCAAAGAAGGCACTCACAATG GGAATCTGCAGAAACATGTCAAGGCAACAAAGAAGGCTAGGAGGAAACAGAGCTGCACTTTTTGTATACG CTATGGAAGGGCTAGAGAGCATGGCTTTCGTTTCCAATGCTGTGAGCCTAGTAACTTACTTCTTTGGGTACATGAACTTCAGCATAACAAAATCTGCCACAACCCTGACCAATTTTTTGGGAACTGCCTTTTTACTGCCACTATTTGGTGGAATAATCAGCGATACCTATCTCTCTAGATTCAAGACTTGTGTTCTGTTTGCCTGCATGGAATTCCTG gGATTTGGTATTCTAGCAGTTCAAGCAAAGTCCCAGAAATTAAGACCCATCCCCTGCAAAGATTTAGCAGTATCCGAGATGAGTGAATGTAAGGTTGCCACAGGAGGCCAAATTGCAATGCTTTATAGTGGGCTATACCTTGTTGCATTAGGAACCGGTGGTATTAAGGCTGCTTTACCTGCGTTGGGGGCTGATCAGTTTGATGAAAAAGATCCGAAGGAGGCATCTCAACTATCAAGCTTTTTCAACTGGTTCTTGTTCAGTCTTACCATAGGATCAATAATTGGTGTTACTTTCATTGTTTGGATCGGTGCCAACCAGGGATGGGATTGGAGCTTTATCATATGCACCATAGCACTTCTTTTCGCAATTCTCTTCATATGCATGGGAAAATCATTATACCGAAACAATGTTCCAAAGGGAAGTCCTCTACTTCGAATCCTACAG GTGTTCGTGGTAGCCGTCAGAAACAGAAAACTTCAGATTCCAGATAATACAGACGAACTGCATGAGATTCATGAAAAGCAAAGAGGGGACAATGTTGAAATTCTTAAAAGAACAGGACAGTTCAG ATTCTTAGACCGAGCAGCAGTTGTTGAAAGCAGCACGGGTACCTCAACCTCCGAACACTGGAGACTGTGCACAGTGACCCAAGTGGAAGAAACAAAAATCCTAATCCGCATGCTACCGATAATACTAAGCACCATCTTCATGAACACTTGTTTGGCTCAACTTCAGACCTTCACAGTACAACAAAGCACCACCATGAATGCCAAAATAGGGGGCTTTAAAGTGCCAGGAGCCTCTCTCCCAGTCATCCCTCTGTTGTTCATGTTTATCCTAATTCCCTTATACGACCGTGTTTTTGTCCCGGTTGCTCGAAGAATAACGGGGATTCCCACCGGAATTCGACACCTTCAGAGGATTGGAATCGGTTTGGTTCTGTCTGCTGCTTCCATGGCAGTGGCAGGTTTTGTGGAAACACACCGCAAGTCTGTAGCCATCGAACACAACATGGTGGACAGCACAGAGGCTTTGCCAATGAGTGTGTTCTGGCTGGGGTTCCAATATGGTATTTTTGGAGCTGCGGACATGTTTTCACTGATAGGTTTATTGGAGTTTTTCTATGCAGAAAGTTCAGCCGGAATGAAGTCACTTGGCACTGCAATCTCCTGGTGTTCTGTGGCATTCGGATACTTTACAAGCACAGTGGTCGTTGAGGTGGTTAACAAAGTGAGTGGAGGCTGGTTGGCTAGCAATAACTTGAATAGGGACAAGCTCAACTACTTCTACTGGATGTTGTCCGTCATAAGTGTTGTCAACTTTGGATTTTACTTATTTTGTGCTTCTTCGTATACATACAAAACGGTGCAAGTCCACCAAGATGATTCAAAAGATAATGTCGACATCACCAAGGTTTAG